From Halomicrobium salinisoli, the proteins below share one genomic window:
- a CDS encoding amino acid ABC transporter permease encodes MSAHEETRASVVGELPGRRRLVVGAVGALFWAWLLARWAYHNTVLDRVFTAVGLPDLIRAERGVRGREPWLPAAPFEAVADAVGAVAAALGPASFLLDWLVWPFELAAFATETAPALASGAYLTVLLTVVSMLLGLVIAVPVSVARVYGGRALSLVSLIYTEVIRGTPLLAQLFFLYFGLPLASWFDAVAFVGEGPVPRSAVFVAVVGFTINSSAYQSEYIRAALQSVDEGQLTAARAVGLSKLQGIRHVVLPQGLRYAIPGWTNEFVYLLKYSSLAAFITVPELFRRARDIGSDTFQFTDVYVVAGLFYLALVLTVSLAMGRVETAVAIPGVGGTGEDR; translated from the coding sequence ATGAGCGCGCACGAGGAGACCCGGGCGTCGGTGGTGGGCGAGCTCCCCGGGCGGCGACGGCTCGTCGTCGGCGCCGTCGGCGCGCTCTTCTGGGCGTGGCTGCTCGCCCGCTGGGCGTACCACAACACGGTGCTCGACCGCGTGTTCACGGCGGTGGGCCTGCCGGACCTGATTCGAGCCGAGCGGGGCGTCCGCGGACGCGAGCCCTGGCTCCCGGCGGCGCCGTTCGAGGCTGTTGCCGACGCCGTCGGCGCCGTCGCCGCCGCGCTCGGACCGGCGAGCTTCCTGCTCGACTGGCTCGTCTGGCCGTTCGAGCTCGCCGCCTTCGCGACGGAGACGGCGCCCGCCCTCGCCTCGGGCGCCTACCTCACCGTCCTCCTGACGGTCGTCTCCATGCTGCTGGGGCTGGTCATCGCCGTCCCCGTGTCCGTGGCCCGCGTGTACGGCGGACGCGCTCTCAGCCTCGTCTCGCTGATCTACACCGAGGTGATCCGGGGGACGCCGCTGCTGGCGCAGCTGTTCTTCCTCTACTTCGGGCTACCGCTGGCGAGCTGGTTCGACGCCGTCGCGTTCGTCGGGGAGGGGCCCGTCCCGCGGTCCGCCGTCTTCGTGGCCGTCGTGGGCTTCACGATCAACTCCTCTGCCTACCAGTCCGAGTACATCCGCGCTGCGCTGCAGTCGGTCGACGAGGGCCAGCTGACTGCGGCCCGCGCCGTCGGCCTCTCGAAGCTCCAGGGCATCCGCCACGTCGTCCTGCCCCAGGGGCTGCGCTACGCCATCCCGGGCTGGACCAACGAGTTCGTCTACCTGCTGAAGTACTCCTCGCTGGCCGCGTTCATCACCGTCCCGGAGCTGTTCCGCCGGGCGCGTGACATCGGCTCGGACACGTTCCAGTTCACGGACGTCTACGTCGTCGCGGGCCTGTTCTACCTCGCGCTCGTCCTGACCGTCTCGCTCGCGATGGGGCGAGTCGAGACGGCGGTCGCCATTCCGGGCGTCGGCGGGACCGGCGAGGACCGCTGA
- a CDS encoding DUF7282 domain-containing protein, whose protein sequence is MTDSPATTSGLKALLLAVTVVLSAGTAVAFTGGAAAQQEGTTQTVVAEDVQAETVTMTNVTVSNLTVPLDDLHETDRPMRDGFDATVGDNVEGFEVENVEFGSIESATITIEDGVATIDARISSVTLTGVSADRVTFDGASTEASALQGVLLNGHLSAQSLTAEDLSVGTLTVESPGAVPEEPDTPTETETPTETETPTETETPTETETPTETETPTETETPTETETPTETETPTETETPTETETPTEKPEEVTPEDNETVGIIDDETETPTETETETPTETETETPTETETETPTETETETPTETETETPTETETETPTEKPEEVTPEDNETVGIIDDNETVDNETDVVDNETADEPEAAVTFADKSTNGTVVTVDGVTVSEGGYVTIHNSSLYEGEVVGSVIGVSEYLEAGTHEDVNVTLFNVSGAEFDRDALQEDEQLTAMPHLETNDNETYDFVATNGTEDGPYVSDGAPVVDNASVTVEAEMVDDNETDAIVDNETDNETVGIIDDNETVDNETDVVDNETEEASVEFENQTTNGTVVTVDSVTVPEGGYVAIHNDSLLDGDAVGSVVGVSEYLEPGTHEDVNVTLFNVTGAEFEQEALDEDQQLIAMPHVEDTGNGSYDFVASEGVEDGPYLSDGAPVVDNASVTVEAEMVDDNETDVVDNETDVVDNETDVVDNETDNETVGIIDDNETDVDDNETDVDDNETVGIIDDNETVDNETDVDDNETETEEASVTLERQITNGTVVTVDSVTVPEGGYVAIHNSSLYAENATASAAVDSVVGVSEYLEAGTHEDVTVTLFDVPGAEFERDILNDHRLTAMAHQETNDNETYDFVATNGTEDGPYVSDGQPVVDNASLTLEIIEEDDNETDAVDNETDVVDNETVDNETVGVIGDNETVDNETVDNETDVVDNETEEASVEFENQTTNGSVVTVDSVTAPEGGYVAIHNDSLLDGDAVGSVVGVSEYLEPGTHEDVNVTLFNVTGAEFDREALDEDQQLIAMPHVEDTGNGSYDFVVSEGVEDGPYVVDGEPVVDNASVTVETEMVDNETEVVDNETETDNETVGIVDDNETVENETVGVIGENETEMVDNETAAINETAVNFSNQVSNGSTVVVDNVTLSDAGYVAIHNSTLYTDNATVSSVIGVSEYLEAGTHENVTVTLLNVSGAEFRESTLTQGDVMVAMPHQETTGNETYDFVATNGTEDGPFVVDDEVVATNATVTVDQDA, encoded by the coding sequence ATGACAGATTCACCAGCAACGACGAGCGGGCTGAAGGCGCTGCTCCTCGCGGTGACCGTCGTACTCTCGGCGGGCACTGCAGTCGCGTTCACGGGAGGAGCGGCGGCTCAGCAGGAAGGTACCACCCAGACCGTCGTCGCCGAGGACGTTCAGGCCGAGACGGTCACGATGACGAACGTCACGGTGTCGAACCTGACCGTCCCCCTGGACGACCTCCACGAGACGGACCGGCCGATGCGTGACGGGTTCGACGCCACCGTCGGCGACAACGTCGAGGGCTTCGAGGTCGAGAACGTCGAGTTCGGCTCGATCGAGTCGGCGACGATCACCATCGAGGACGGCGTCGCCACCATCGACGCCCGGATCAGCTCGGTCACGCTGACGGGCGTCTCGGCCGATCGCGTGACCTTCGACGGGGCCTCGACCGAAGCGTCCGCGCTCCAGGGCGTCCTCCTGAACGGACACCTGAGCGCCCAGTCGCTCACCGCCGAGGACCTGTCCGTGGGCACGCTGACGGTCGAGTCCCCGGGCGCCGTGCCCGAGGAACCGGACACGCCCACCGAGACCGAGACTCCGACGGAGACCGAGACTCCGACGGAGACTGAAACTCCGACGGAAACCGAGACTCCGACGGAGACTGAAACCCCGACGGAAACGGAAACTCCGACGGAGACTGAAACTCCGACGGAAACGGAAACTCCGACGGAAACGGAAACTCCGACGGAAACGGAAACTCCGACGGAAAAGCCCGAGGAGGTCACTCCGGAAGATAACGAGACCGTCGGCATCATCGACGACGAGACCGAGACTCCGACGGAGACTGAAACGGAAACTCCGACGGAAACGGAGACCGAGACCCCGACGGAGACTGAAACGGAAACCCCGACGGAAACGGAGACCGAGACTCCGACGGAGACTGAAACGGAAACTCCGACGGAAACGGAGACCGAGACCCCGACGGAGAAACCCGAGGAGGTCACTCCGGAGGATAACGAGACCGTCGGCATCATCGACGACAACGAAACCGTCGACAACGAGACTGACGTCGTCGACAACGAGACCGCCGACGAGCCCGAAGCCGCGGTGACCTTCGCGGACAAGTCCACGAACGGCACCGTCGTCACGGTCGACGGCGTCACCGTCTCCGAGGGCGGCTACGTGACGATCCACAACTCCTCGCTCTACGAGGGGGAGGTCGTCGGTAGCGTCATCGGCGTCTCCGAGTACCTCGAGGCCGGGACCCACGAGGACGTGAACGTCACGCTCTTCAACGTCTCCGGCGCCGAGTTCGATCGGGACGCGCTCCAGGAAGACGAGCAGCTGACGGCGATGCCGCACCTGGAGACGAACGACAACGAGACGTACGACTTCGTCGCGACCAACGGGACCGAGGACGGTCCCTACGTCAGCGACGGTGCGCCCGTCGTCGACAACGCCTCGGTGACCGTCGAGGCCGAGATGGTCGACGACAACGAGACCGACGCGATCGTCGACAACGAAACCGACAACGAGACCGTCGGGATCATCGACGACAACGAGACCGTCGACAACGAGACCGACGTGGTCGACAACGAGACCGAGGAGGCCTCGGTCGAGTTCGAGAACCAGACCACGAACGGCACCGTCGTCACGGTGGACAGCGTCACCGTCCCCGAGGGCGGCTACGTCGCCATCCACAACGACTCGCTGCTCGACGGTGACGCCGTCGGCAGCGTCGTCGGTGTCTCCGAGTACCTCGAGCCCGGGACCCACGAGGACGTGAACGTCACGCTCTTCAACGTCACCGGTGCCGAGTTCGAGCAGGAGGCCCTCGACGAGGATCAACAGCTGATCGCGATGCCGCACGTCGAGGACACCGGCAACGGGTCCTACGACTTCGTCGCGAGCGAGGGGGTCGAGGACGGCCCCTACCTCAGTGACGGTGCACCCGTGGTCGACAACGCCTCGGTGACCGTCGAAGCCGAGATGGTCGACGACAACGAGACCGACGTCGTCGACAACGAAACCGACGTCGTCGACAACGAGACCGACGTCGTCGACAACGAGACCGACAACGAGACCGTCGGCATCATCGACGACAACGAGACCGACGTCGACGACAACGAGACCGACGTCGACGACAACGAGACCGTCGGCATCATCGACGACAACGAAACCGTCGACAACGAGACCGACGTCGACGACAACGAGACCGAGACCGAGGAGGCCTCGGTGACCCTCGAGCGGCAGATCACGAACGGCACCGTCGTCACGGTGGACAGCGTCACCGTCCCCGAGGGCGGCTACGTCGCGATCCACAACTCCTCGCTGTACGCGGAGAACGCGACGGCGAGCGCGGCCGTGGATAGCGTCGTGGGCGTCTCCGAGTACCTCGAGGCCGGGACCCACGAGGACGTGACGGTCACGCTCTTCGACGTCCCCGGCGCCGAGTTCGAGCGGGACATCCTCAACGACCACCGCCTGACGGCGATGGCCCACCAGGAGACGAACGACAACGAGACGTACGACTTCGTCGCGACCAACGGGACCGAGGACGGTCCCTACGTCAGCGACGGTCAGCCCGTCGTCGATAACGCCTCGCTGACCCTGGAGATCATCGAGGAGGACGACAACGAAACCGACGCCGTCGACAACGAGACTGACGTCGTCGACAACGAAACCGTCGACAACGAGACCGTCGGCGTCATCGGCGACAACGAAACCGTCGACAACGAGACTGTCGACAACGAAACCGACGTGGTCGACAACGAGACCGAGGAGGCCTCGGTCGAGTTCGAGAACCAGACCACGAACGGCTCCGTCGTCACCGTGGACAGCGTCACCGCCCCCGAGGGCGGCTACGTCGCCATCCACAACGACTCGCTGCTCGACGGTGACGCCGTCGGCAGCGTCGTCGGTGTCTCCGAGTACCTCGAGCCCGGGACCCACGAGGACGTGAACGTCACGCTCTTCAACGTCACCGGTGCCGAGTTCGACCGGGAGGCCCTCGACGAGGATCAACAGCTGATCGCGATGCCACACGTCGAGGACACTGGCAACGGGTCCTACGACTTCGTCGTCAGCGAGGGAGTCGAGGACGGTCCTTACGTCGTCGACGGTGAACCCGTGGTCGACAACGCCTCGGTGACCGTCGAGACCGAGATGGTCGACAACGAGACTGAGGTCGTCGACAACGAAACCGAGACCGACAACGAAACCGTCGGGATCGTCGACGACAACGAGACAGTCGAGAACGAGACCGTCGGCGTCATCGGCGAGAACGAGACCGAGATGGTCGACAACGAGACCGCCGCGATCAACGAGACCGCGGTGAACTTCAGCAACCAGGTCTCGAACGGGTCGACCGTCGTGGTCGACAACGTCACGCTGAGCGACGCCGGCTACGTCGCGATCCACAACTCCACGCTGTACACGGACAACGCCACCGTCAGTAGCGTCATCGGCGTCTCCGAGTACCTCGAGGCCGGGACTCACGAGAACGTGACGGTCACGCTCTTGAACGTCTCCGGCGCCGAGTTCCGGGAGTCGACGTTGACGCAGGGTGACGTCATGGTCGCCATGCCGCACCAGGAGACCACCGGAAACGAGACGTACGACTTCGTCGCGACCAACGGGACCGAGGACGGTCCCTTCGTGGTCGACGACGAAGTGGTGGCCACGAACGCGACCGTCACCGTCGATCAGGACGCGTAA